The genomic interval GCGAATGGAAGACTTGAAAAGTGTGTATCTTTGTTTGTCGAAATTAGGGTTTCAATTGCTAAAAGGAGATTACAAGCTCTTGGTTTGGATTATCTTGATGATGTTAAGATATCAAATAATGTTGAGATTTACATTGAACAATGGAGTAAGGATTTGGAGTTGGCTTTGAAACAAATTTTTGATCATGAGTACAAACTCAGCAAAAAGGTTTTCGAAAAGATTGGATCGAATATTTGGATGACTTGTTTCGCAAGAATTTCGATTGAATCGGGAATCCTTTCTTTCATTCAATTTGGAAATGAAGTTGCCAACATGAAAAATGATCCCATCAAACTCCTAACCCTTCTAGACATTTTCAAAGTCTTAAACAATCTAAGAATGGATTTCAACCGGCTCTATGGGAGCTCAGCCTGCATTGAAATCCAAAACCCGACAAGGGATCTTGTCAAGAGACTTGTTGAAAATGCTTATGACATATTCCAACAACTCCCTTTTCAAGTAGGGTCACAAAGGCAATTTTCGCCTCCTCAAGACGGGAGTGTTCCAAGGCTTGTGAAATTCATAACAAACTATTGTAACCAACTTCTTGGAGAGGATTACAAGGCAACTTTGATTGAAGTCTTAACCATAAATCAACAATGGAAACAAGAAATCTATGAAGAAAATCTTCTCTCAATCCAATTCCACAACATAATGAAGGAAATCGGGTTGAATTTAGATTCATGGTCAAAGGCCTACTCAGACACTTCACTCTCATACCTTTTCATGATGAACAACCATTGTCATTTCACCAATCTAAGAGGAACAAATCTTGGTGATATGATGGGAGAAACTTGGTTAACATCACATGATCAATACAAGGATTACTATGCAACATTGTACTTTAAGGAAACATGGGAAAAAACACTTCTTCCTCTTCTAACCCAAAAAGGTACTACCAGCCTAATTTCGGTTTCAATTAGTAGGTTAAAGGCTTTCAATGAGGCATTCAAAGAAAGCTATGAAAAGCAATCGAATTGGGTGATTTCGGATGAAAACTTGAGGCAAAAAATGAGAGGGATTTTAGTTGAGAAAGTTGTAACAACTTATAGGTGTTACATACAGAGTTACAAGGCCTTGGTTGAGCAAGATTCTAGTGCTGGTAAGTATGTTAAGCATACCGAAAACAGTTTAGAGAGTAAGCTAAGTTCTTTGTTTCAACCAAAGCTAGCTACTACTAagtactcttcttcttcttcttccaacaacaacaacaaacatGTTCATTTAATTGGTAAACTTAAGAATGTTGTTACTAATCAATTAAGGTTTACTCTTACtgctatgtaaaaaaaaatgcagttattaatgtattttattgCTCTGTACTTAACAAATGTAGTGAAAATTTTGTTAAGTACTTCAATTTATGATTAAAATTTAGTTATGTTGTTTTTAATGAGTTGTACTTAGTCATTTTCAGAAACAATATCacctttattataaaaaaagactttaatataagtcattttcttgattGGTTGGAATAAATTTAGGTGTCAAAATCACATTATTGTCTTCTAAGGCAGTCAATATATAAAAATCTCTAAACAACCAAGTTTAGCTAACATCCCTAacaagattattattattattattattattattattattattattattattattattatttattttcttcttgcCAAACTCAACTGTCAACTCACAAATTTACATTTGGAGTCAAAACTCCCAATTCTACTTTACACCAAACGCAGCCTAATTGCTCTATAATTTGGTTATTCTTTTCTTACACATTTAATCATCAACATCACAATCACACCCTCAAATACActctttattttttgtgtttattagaaattattattgaTATATTGCTAAAGATCACACATCACAACTTATACAACAACTACAAGCAACTACTTagttaaatacaaaaataataatagagtgTAAATTTTGTGTATACAAAGCCAACAActaatatttatttactttatcaAACTGAAGTAGAGAGATTTGATTAGTGTTAAACAAAACAAACCCCTTTTCATTCCATGCTTATTATATACACAAATCAAAATTTAAGCATGAACAATAAGATTTTTTATGATTCTCTCTAGATCAAGGTATTTACAAACCATGATAATTCTACATATGCATCAAGCtaaacttaacaaatcaaactAATCCAAATGGTAATGCTGCAGAGTATGGTTAACAAAATCAAATCTAAATGTTTTATTGTCATCTGTATAGTTAAGTATTATTCTCTCTTCGCCATTGTAGATGATGGCTCGAATAATATGGTTTGGTGGGGACTTGGACAGGGACAGTCACACTGTTGCCGTTAGGTAACAGCGTCGAAACTTTTGAAGACTTCCCGGGATGGATTGGTCCTAATGTTGTGTCTGTCATTCTTAACACCTACATTAAAATCTTACAACTAAGCTATTGATTTTGCACGAGCCGAAAAAGGTATTAAAAAACAAACACTTGTATACCTGAATTGTCCTTGAGAGAAATGTCGTTCCACCGAGCGCCACTGCTTTGTCAACAGACTCTTTGCTAGCAAATGTAATATAAGCAGACCTGAGAAAGGAATGAAGAGTCTTATATGCTGTTCTCAAACCAATTATTGTTATATAGACGGTATTATATAATAGATAAAACATTACCCTTTTGGTTTAGCGGTTACTGGATCGATCGATATTATCACATTGTCAATGGCACCGCACTTGGCAAAGTAGGATGACAAAGCTTCCTTAGTTGCAGCAAAATGAACCTGTTTTTCCAATCAATGTACAGCATATGAAAAGAGTGGTGGTGAAATcaaaattcaaaacaatgatgCCATAAATATCATCAGCCTTGTGATTTAAAAACAATATATGAAAACTTTAGATATGCTTTTCATATTTGGTGTCGAACCAAGTTTGCATAGAAAAATAGACATCATTCTAAACTTTGTAACCTGTTTTAAAGTTCTTTGGACAACAGTTTCAAGCAAAGAAAGACTAATGAAATGAAGGTGTATTTTGCCTCAAGAATTATTAGCTACCATAGAACATGAAACTTCACAAGACGAAATGACCAAAACCAAATAACCTTTTGACCAAACATTTCACCAACACAAGAAAGCATTCATGAATGACCAAGTCTAAAAATGAAGTGACATCTTGGACTCGTTGCAACCAATTTAGTAGCTAAAAGGATGTAAAGTTTTGTTGAGTTTACATTTGTCACGAATATAGTTCTCGAATCAATATCTTCCACTGGATGCTTTAAGTCACCTGCTAATAACACAAGTGAATAAATTTATGGCAGCAAGGAAGGTGACATCAACCAAATTAATGAATAACAGAAATTTCAGCAAGTAAGATGTTTTAATTAATCTTGGTTTTTCCCTTTTAAGGGGTAAAGTAAAACATCTTGATAGCATTTCAAGCTTAAAATAATATTCACAAATCAAACTCGACTTAGAAGTTTAGGACTATGTACTCAACTCCCAGCACAATATTCTATCCTATTAACTATTTAGTAGTACAAATATATTGCACCTAGCTGAAGGTTTAGGTGTGAACTAAGCCAAATTACCAGGCATATCAatcccttttctttttctaatttttttccctTCACTCCAATATCGCATATCAGCATTGAATAATGAACAAAATTAGACTGCATTGCCCAAGACAAATCAATCTCAGAGTTAATAAAATTCCCTCAAGAGATGGGATATGCTTACTAGGATTTGACAATTGAGAAATTTTCCCATCCAACCCCAACTCTGCTTGCTTTAGCCGAAGCTTTGCCATCTCCATCTCTATTTGGTTCAGTTTCCGTTTCACACCAAGCATTTTCTGCAGAAGAATATTAATACTCTAACTTTAATACCAAACCTTCTGAATAAAGAGAGACAGAAATCTTCTTCAGGGGAAAACGAAAAACACACACTATATTCCTAATGGATAATACATGCTTGAGATTAGCAACAAGGACATACAGAGACCACAATTGGAGTGATAGTTGAATCTTTGCTGACCACATTTGATTTCTTGAACTCCACTGAAATTTCTTCAACTTTTGGCTCTATCTGGCTCTTATCTTTCGAAGGAACAGAACCGATGCTAGGGCCACTGCTATGTTCGCTAAAAAGCCTTTTTTGTCTGATATCATCTAAAGTATGAGGCTCAGAT from Cannabis sativa cultivar Pink pepper isolate KNU-18-1 chromosome 4, ASM2916894v1, whole genome shotgun sequence carries:
- the LOC115712556 gene encoding exocyst complex component EXO70A1: MAKNLEAARNLLKASLDKSKQVGIELDETGSRLREINQRLVPLEVEFREVYNHRTTYVRVKNQVDCVIGPIAAIPRVYKAIIELEKAIAFSEPHTELFSYLFLIRRLEEGLKFLGSHSLLAIRWLEGVFELFEGDELLMNLKDSSGVLKKLHGMEESCHIQGGLLSNALDKLEIELGKLFALTSSLGEIHAIMERLKANGRLEKCVSLFVEIRVSIAKRRLQALGLDYLDDVKISNNVEIYIEQWSKDLELALKQIFDHEYKLSKKVFEKIGSNIWMTCFARISIESGILSFIQFGNEVANMKNDPIKLLTLLDIFKVLNNLRMDFNRLYGSSACIEIQNPTRDLVKRLVENAYDIFQQLPFQVGSQRQFSPPQDGSVPRLVKFITNYCNQLLGEDYKATLIEVLTINQQWKQEIYEENLLSIQFHNIMKEIGLNLDSWSKAYSDTSLSYLFMMNNHCHFTNLRGTNLGDMMGETWLTSHDQYKDYYATLYFKETWEKTLLPLLTQKGTTSLISVSISRLKAFNEAFKESYEKQSNWVISDENLRQKMRGILVEKVVTTYRCYIQSYKALVEQDSSAGKYVKHTENSLESKLSSLFQPKLATTKYSSSSSSNNNNKHVHLIGKLKNVVTNQLRFTLTAM